A DNA window from Phragmites australis chromosome 11, lpPhrAust1.1, whole genome shotgun sequence contains the following coding sequences:
- the LOC133885200 gene encoding cytokinin dehydrogenase 9: protein MKPSLVQFLKVFLLLALGRVTNTQVPDQDVLVSLGKLPLDGHFSFHDVSTAAWDFGNLSSFMPAAVLHPGSVDDIAATVRHVFLMGEHSTLTVAARGHGHSLRGQSQAAGGIVIKMESLRSVKMRVNSGASPYVDASGGELWINVLHETLKYGLAPKSWTDYLHLTIGGTLSNAGVSGQTFRHGPQISNVNELEIVTGRGEIVTCSPEQNSDLFHAALGGLGQFGIITRARIALEPAPKMVRWIRVLYSDFASFTEDQEMLISAERTFDYIEGFVIINRTGILNNWRSSFNPQDPVWASQFESDRRVIFSLEITKNYNPEEAENMEQEVNNLLSQLRYMPLSLFHTDVTYIEFLDRVHSSEVKLRAKGMWEVPHPWLNLIIPRSSIHTFAREVFGKILKDSSNGPIMIYPVNKSR, encoded by the exons ATGAAGCCATCACTTGTGCAGTTCTTGAAGGTTTTCCTTTTATTGGCCCTCGGTAGAGTCACCAACACACAGGTGCCTGACCAAGATGTGCTTGTGTCCCTCGGGAAACTCCCCCTTGATGGCCATTTCAGCTTTCACGACGTGTCAACCGCTGCATGGGACTTTGGCAATCTCTCTAGCTTCATGCCAGCCGCTGTGCTTCATCCAGGCTCAGTGGATGACATTGCCGCAACTGTGAGGCATGTTTTCTTGATGGGCGAGCACTCCACGCTCACGGTGGCGGCCCGTGGGCATGGACACTCACTTCGAGGGCAGTCCCAGGCTGCCGGAGGGATTGTCATCAAAATGGAATCCCTGCGGAGTGTCAAAATGCGGGTGAACTCTGGTGCATCGCCCTATGTTGATGCCTCAGGAGGAGAACTCTGGATAAATGTCCTGCATGAGACGTTGAAGTATGGTCTGGCGCCGAAGTCATGGACTGATTATCTCCACCTCACAATTGGAGGCACGCTGTCGAATGCAGGGGTCAGTGGGCAGACATTCCGACATGGCCCACAAATCAGCAATGTCAATGAGCTAGAGATTGTGACAG GAAGAGGAGAGATCGTCACTTGCTCACCCGAGCAGAACTCTGATCTCTTCCATGCTGCTCTTGGTGGACTAGGTCAGTTTGGAATCATCACTAGAGCAAGGATTGCTCTTGAGCCTGCTCCAAAAATG GTGAGGTGGATTAGAGTTCTCTACTCAGACTTCGCAAGCTTCACTGAGGACCAGGAGATGCTCATTTCAGCAGAGAGGACCTTTGATTACATAGAGGGCTTTGTCATCATCAATAGGACAGGCATCCTGAACAACTGGAGATCGTCGTTCAACCCACAGGATCCAGTGTGGGCAAGCCAGTTCGAATCAGATCGAAGAGTGATCTTCTCCCTCGAGATAACGAAGAACTACAACCCTGAAGAGGCAGAAAACATGGAACAG GAGGTCAACAACCTACTTTCTCAACTTAGATATATGCCTCTGTCACTATTCCACACAGATGTCACGTACATCGAGTTCCTGGATAGGGTGCACTCCTCTGAGGTCAAGTTGAGAGCTAAGGGCATGTGGGAAGTCCCACACCCATGGCTAAATCTCATAATTCCAAGAAGCTCGATCCACACATTCGCAAGGGAGGTCTTTGGGAAAATCCTAAAAGACAGCAGCAACGGTCCCATAATGATCTACCCAGTAAATAAATCCAGGTAA